The following are from one region of the Jatrophihabitans telluris genome:
- a CDS encoding cysteine dioxygenase: protein MTDTTLPALLAEDPVATAVARGGTDGLPVAAAHDWSVTADPHFTSFAGLPGRDLDKRELLTLASSVAARPDLWQQHVAFDDDKRHYVSLYRDAHVDVWVLCWTPVNDTGWHDHDISSGAVAVTQGTLTEHNLAVDRPSLATEVPAGQVYCFGPDHIHRLTGRDAGSVSIHAYSPPLWRMGQYAVGATGVLRRTSVSYADELRPLDDMI from the coding sequence ATGACCGACACCACCCTGCCCGCACTACTCGCCGAGGATCCGGTGGCGACCGCGGTGGCCAGGGGCGGCACGGACGGACTGCCCGTGGCGGCCGCACATGACTGGTCGGTGACGGCTGATCCGCACTTCACCAGCTTCGCGGGCCTGCCCGGACGTGACCTGGACAAGCGGGAACTGCTCACCCTGGCCTCGTCCGTCGCCGCGAGGCCGGACCTGTGGCAGCAACACGTCGCGTTCGACGACGACAAGCGGCACTACGTCTCGCTCTACCGCGACGCCCACGTGGATGTGTGGGTGCTCTGCTGGACACCGGTCAACGACACCGGCTGGCACGACCACGACATCTCCTCCGGGGCCGTGGCGGTCACCCAAGGCACCCTCACCGAGCACAACCTGGCGGTCGACCGGCCGAGTTTGGCGACGGAAGTGCCCGCGGGGCAGGTCTACTGCTTCGGGCCGGACCACATCCATCGTCTGACCGGACGTGACGCCGGATCGGTGTCGATCCACGCCTACTCGCCGCCGCTGTGGCGGATGGGCCAGTACGCCGTCGGGGCGACAGGCGTCCTGCGCCGCACCTCGGTGTCCTACGCCGACGAGCTACGCCCACTGGACGACATGATCTGA
- a CDS encoding amidohydrolase family protein — MPETADRSPARIDVHQHLWPLPFVEALRARTHVPYLRGWTLYTAGEPPYEVDAGAHRAEDRAILDPGVAQILLSLSSPLGIEALPAREAAPLLAAWHDGVLALGQPFGGWAAVSDVEPDLDGLTDHLKNGFAGLQVSATQLATPSALESLAGVLRRCEELDRPVLVHPGPVAYSAGCPPWWAAVVQYPAQLQAAWWAWHAAGRSLLPDLRVCFAAGGGLSALHHERFTARGGGAFVPDRGVFVDTSSYGRQGIDHLTRTLGIDPIVLGSDRPYAEPVDPQLGEAAWRAITVTNPQRLLEGARS; from the coding sequence ATGCCCGAAACGGCGGATCGGTCACCGGCCCGGATCGACGTGCACCAGCACCTGTGGCCGCTGCCCTTCGTCGAGGCGCTGCGCGCCCGAACCCACGTCCCGTACCTGCGTGGCTGGACCCTCTACACCGCGGGCGAGCCGCCGTACGAGGTCGACGCCGGCGCCCATCGCGCCGAGGACCGAGCGATCCTGGACCCCGGCGTTGCGCAGATCCTGCTGTCGCTGTCCAGCCCGCTGGGAATCGAGGCGCTGCCGGCGCGGGAAGCGGCTCCGCTGTTGGCCGCCTGGCACGACGGAGTCCTCGCCCTGGGCCAACCCTTCGGCGGCTGGGCCGCGGTCTCCGACGTCGAACCGGACCTGGACGGCCTCACCGACCACCTCAAGAACGGCTTCGCCGGGCTGCAGGTTTCGGCCACCCAGCTGGCCACACCGTCAGCGCTCGAGTCGCTCGCCGGCGTCCTGCGACGGTGCGAAGAGCTCGATCGTCCGGTTCTGGTCCATCCCGGCCCTGTTGCCTACAGCGCGGGCTGCCCACCCTGGTGGGCAGCGGTGGTGCAGTACCCCGCGCAGCTACAGGCCGCCTGGTGGGCCTGGCACGCGGCTGGCCGGAGCCTGCTGCCGGACCTGCGCGTCTGCTTCGCTGCCGGCGGCGGACTCTCCGCCCTGCACCACGAACGATTCACCGCGCGGGGCGGCGGGGCGTTCGTCCCCGATCGTGGGGTTTTCGTGGACACCTCCTCCTACGGACGCCAGGGCATCGATCACCTCACCCGCACCCTGGGCATCGATCCGATCGTGCTCGGCAGCGACCGTCCCTACGCCGAACCCGTCGATCCACAGCTGGGCGAGGCCGCCTGGCGAGCGATCACGGTGACCAATCCGCAACGACTACTCGAAGGGGCCAGATCATGA
- a CDS encoding LacI family DNA-binding transcriptional regulator, protein MPQKPRRVTLRDIATETGLSTAAVSYALRGLQVPEETQLRVREAADRLGYQVDPIARALASGRTGYVGVLCGSLGDIWQQGIAAALGRELLHVNRHALIVDASNDPVVEGSLASQLVDQRVDALIVLPVDPGATHWKAIAERTVLVSIGDGIPNAATAAEVVFDNEAAVYGALNQLLRAGHRNIAVLTPGGMATPDRPAEVVVQRFAEEFGVTATLHTSPHDLERASGVARDILTAGDRPTAFFCLADSMAYGVYAAARELGLSVPGDISVLGYDDNPVSALLTPPLSSYRWPIEELVSSVVDRTVRAIEEDRRSRRKVLTPVAQLRESVAPPFGLNGR, encoded by the coding sequence GTGCCGCAGAAACCGCGACGGGTAACCCTGCGCGACATCGCTACCGAGACCGGACTGTCTACGGCCGCCGTCTCCTACGCGTTGCGCGGACTGCAGGTTCCCGAGGAGACGCAGCTGCGCGTTCGCGAGGCGGCCGACCGGCTCGGCTATCAGGTCGATCCGATCGCGCGCGCCCTGGCCTCCGGTCGTACGGGCTACGTCGGCGTGCTGTGCGGCTCGCTGGGCGACATCTGGCAGCAGGGGATCGCCGCCGCTCTGGGTCGGGAGCTGCTGCATGTCAACCGGCACGCGCTGATCGTCGATGCCTCCAACGACCCCGTCGTCGAAGGCTCGCTGGCCTCCCAACTCGTGGACCAGCGGGTGGACGCGTTGATCGTGCTGCCCGTCGACCCCGGCGCCACGCACTGGAAGGCCATCGCCGAACGCACGGTGCTGGTCTCCATCGGCGACGGCATCCCCAATGCCGCCACGGCGGCGGAGGTGGTCTTCGACAACGAGGCTGCCGTGTACGGCGCGCTGAACCAGCTGCTACGCGCCGGTCATCGCAACATCGCGGTCCTCACCCCCGGCGGTATGGCCACGCCGGATCGTCCGGCCGAGGTCGTGGTTCAGCGCTTCGCCGAGGAGTTCGGTGTGACCGCGACGCTGCACACCTCACCGCACGATCTCGAACGGGCCAGTGGAGTCGCGCGCGACATCCTCACCGCGGGCGACCGTCCGACCGCGTTCTTCTGCCTGGCCGACTCCATGGCCTACGGGGTGTACGCGGCTGCCCGGGAGCTCGGCCTGTCGGTCCCTGGTGACATCTCCGTCCTGGGCTATGACGACAATCCCGTCTCGGCGCTGCTCACCCCGCCGCTGTCCAGCTACCGCTGGCCCATCGAGGAGCTGGTGAGTTCGGTCGTCGATCGCACTGTGCGGGCGATCGAGGAGGACCGCCGCAGCCGCCGCAAGGTGCTGACCCCGGTGGCCCAGCTGAGGGAGTCCGTAGCGCCCCCGTTCGGGCTCAACGGCCGGTGA
- a CDS encoding YeiH family protein encodes MPTIGERATQRPGSVVPGQYLPLLPTPRSDAAVALVPGLAATALAVLVAFAINRLVPSLNASTVAVALGALAVNLGLVHARLQPGLRFVTKSLLRAAVVLLGLQLSLTDVRTLGAPGLAVVAVTVTVTFFGTQLIGRWLGVRRPLRLLVATGFSICGASAVAGMEPVADGDENDTVIAVALVTLCGSLAIVVLPLLQGPLHLDYAAFGAWTGASVHDVGQTVATANRVGHGALQAAIVVKLTRVVLLAPLVAGVALRRRRQASSTARQPSTSPGRPSHRPALVPLFVVGFVAAVVLRSTGVVPATGLRAAGDTQQVLLAAALFGLGTGVSWSLLRRAGGRPLVLGLASWLLVATVAYAGVRLTGR; translated from the coding sequence GTGCCCACCATCGGAGAACGCGCCACGCAACGGCCCGGATCGGTGGTGCCCGGTCAATACCTGCCGCTGCTGCCCACCCCACGCAGCGATGCGGCGGTGGCACTTGTTCCGGGACTGGCGGCAACCGCCTTGGCCGTCCTCGTCGCGTTCGCCATCAACCGGCTCGTGCCGTCACTGAACGCGTCGACCGTGGCCGTCGCCCTCGGCGCGCTCGCCGTGAACCTCGGCCTGGTCCACGCCAGATTGCAGCCCGGCCTCCGGTTCGTCACCAAGTCCTTGCTCCGGGCCGCGGTCGTGTTGCTGGGCCTGCAGCTGTCGCTCACCGATGTGCGCACCCTCGGGGCACCAGGCCTTGCCGTGGTGGCCGTGACGGTGACGGTCACCTTCTTCGGGACCCAGCTCATCGGGCGGTGGCTGGGGGTCCGGCGTCCGCTGCGGCTGCTGGTGGCCACCGGGTTCTCGATCTGCGGAGCCTCGGCGGTGGCCGGCATGGAACCGGTCGCCGACGGAGACGAGAACGACACCGTGATCGCGGTCGCGCTGGTGACCCTGTGCGGCTCCCTCGCGATCGTCGTCCTGCCGTTGTTGCAGGGACCGCTGCACCTGGACTACGCCGCTTTCGGCGCGTGGACCGGGGCCAGCGTTCACGACGTCGGGCAAACGGTGGCGACCGCCAACCGGGTCGGGCACGGCGCGCTCCAGGCGGCGATCGTGGTCAAGCTGACCCGCGTCGTTCTGCTGGCGCCCCTGGTGGCCGGGGTCGCGCTGCGCCGTCGGCGCCAGGCCTCCTCCACGGCACGTCAGCCGTCGACGAGCCCGGGCAGGCCCAGTCACCGCCCGGCGCTGGTACCGCTGTTCGTGGTGGGCTTCGTCGCCGCGGTGGTCCTGAGGTCCACCGGTGTCGTGCCGGCGACCGGTCTGCGGGCCGCCGGCGACACGCAGCAGGTGCTGCTTGCGGCCGCCCTGTTCGGACTCGGCACCGGAGTCTCCTGGAGCCTGCTGCGCCGGGCCGGTGGACGTCCGTTGGTGCTCGGTCTGGCGTCCTGGCTCCTGGTGGCGACGGTGGCCTACGCCGGAGTCCGGCTCACCGGCCGTTGA
- a CDS encoding LysR family transcriptional regulator, with amino-acid sequence MPDLESLRLLVLIADAGSIGAAATVLGVSQPAASKRIRYLERELGLALLERQARGSTLTDQGRTVTDWARNVLAATQTLLVGARAMQHSGAARLTTAASQTVAEYLFPHWLAALSRTDAHPSVALRVANSARVIELVRNHDVELGFIESPSVPRDLAGRTVATDRLVVVVAPSHPWSRRRTPVGATDLLDNRLVLREAGSGTRATLERVLPGAPQDYLELDSNAAVKVVVASGTGVAVLSALAVAGELADGRLVEVATSGLDLRRPLRAVWPRGRRLLGAAAEFLAII; translated from the coding sequence TTGCCCGATCTGGAATCACTCCGGCTGCTCGTGCTCATCGCCGACGCCGGAAGTATCGGCGCTGCGGCGACTGTTCTGGGTGTCAGCCAACCCGCGGCCAGTAAGAGAATCCGCTATCTGGAAAGGGAATTGGGTCTGGCGCTGCTCGAACGCCAGGCCCGCGGGTCGACGCTCACCGACCAGGGACGGACCGTTACGGACTGGGCGCGCAACGTCCTGGCCGCCACCCAGACCCTGTTGGTCGGCGCCCGCGCGATGCAGCACAGCGGCGCGGCCCGCCTCACCACCGCAGCGAGCCAGACGGTGGCCGAATACCTCTTCCCGCACTGGCTCGCCGCCCTCAGCCGTACGGACGCGCATCCGTCCGTGGCGCTGCGGGTGGCCAATTCCGCGCGGGTGATCGAGCTGGTCCGCAACCACGACGTCGAGCTCGGCTTCATCGAATCCCCTTCGGTGCCGAGGGACCTAGCTGGCCGGACCGTGGCCACCGACCGGCTCGTCGTCGTGGTGGCGCCATCGCATCCCTGGTCGCGCCGCCGCACGCCGGTGGGGGCCACCGACCTGCTCGACAACCGCCTCGTGCTGCGCGAGGCCGGCTCGGGGACCCGCGCGACGCTGGAGCGCGTGCTCCCGGGTGCCCCGCAGGACTACCTGGAACTGGACTCCAACGCCGCGGTGAAGGTCGTGGTGGCCTCAGGGACGGGCGTGGCGGTGTTGAGTGCGCTGGCCGTGGCGGGGGAATTGGCCGACGGCCGGTTGGTCGAGGTCGCGACCTCTGGACTGGACCTTCGGCGGCCGTTGCGCGCGGTGTGGCCGCGGGGCAGGCGTCTGCTCGGGGCGGCGGCGGAGTTCCTGGCCATCATCTGA
- a CDS encoding L-serine ammonia-lyase, with protein sequence MAISVFDLFSIGIGPSSSHTVGPMRAARTFALGLQRDGLLERTSRVRAELFGSLGATGHGHGSDRAVILGLQGETPEDVDVAAVGTKVAEVRDSETVQLLGSHPARLSADDLVLHRRASLPFHPNGMRFTSFDDGPDGGAILRERTYYSVGGGFVVDETAAGADRIKPDDTVLPFPFTTGAELCARCEESGLPISQVMLENEKVWRPEAEIRTRLLHIWQVMQDCVASGMEHEGTLPGGLKVRRRAPELLRTLTADPYTTDPLRVMDWVDLFALAVNEENAAGGRVVTAPTNGAAGIIPSVLHYYRRFVPGASDDGVVRFLLTAGAIGVLYKENASISGAEVGCQGEVGSACSMASGALCEVLGGSPLQVENAAEIGMEHNLGLTCDPVGGLVQIPCIERNAMAAVKAINAARIALRGDGTHIVSLDKVIKTMRETGADMKVKYKETARGGLAVNVIEC encoded by the coding sequence GTGGCCATCAGCGTGTTCGACCTGTTCTCGATCGGTATCGGCCCGTCCTCGTCCCACACGGTCGGCCCGATGCGCGCGGCCAGGACATTCGCCCTCGGCCTGCAGCGAGACGGTCTGCTCGAACGCACCAGCCGGGTGCGGGCCGAACTGTTCGGGTCCCTGGGCGCGACCGGCCACGGCCACGGCTCGGACCGCGCCGTCATTCTGGGGCTGCAGGGTGAGACACCGGAGGACGTGGACGTCGCCGCCGTGGGCACCAAGGTCGCCGAAGTGCGGGACAGCGAGACGGTGCAGTTGCTCGGAAGCCACCCGGCCCGGCTGTCGGCTGACGACCTGGTGCTGCATCGCCGTGCGAGTTTGCCCTTCCATCCCAACGGGATGCGGTTCACCAGCTTCGACGACGGCCCGGACGGCGGGGCGATCCTGCGGGAGCGGACGTACTATTCGGTCGGCGGGGGGTTCGTGGTCGACGAGACCGCCGCTGGTGCCGACCGGATCAAGCCGGACGACACCGTGCTTCCGTTCCCCTTCACCACCGGGGCTGAGCTGTGTGCGCGGTGCGAGGAGTCCGGGCTGCCGATCTCGCAGGTCATGCTGGAGAACGAGAAGGTGTGGCGCCCGGAAGCCGAGATCCGGACTCGGCTGCTGCACATCTGGCAGGTGATGCAGGACTGTGTCGCGAGCGGGATGGAACACGAAGGCACCCTGCCGGGCGGGCTGAAGGTGCGCCGCCGGGCGCCGGAGTTGCTGCGCACGTTGACGGCTGACCCCTACACCACGGATCCGCTGCGGGTCATGGATTGGGTGGACCTGTTCGCGCTGGCCGTCAACGAGGAGAACGCGGCCGGAGGTCGCGTGGTCACCGCTCCGACGAACGGGGCGGCCGGGATCATCCCGTCCGTCCTGCACTACTACCGACGCTTCGTCCCGGGCGCGAGCGACGATGGTGTCGTCCGCTTCTTGCTGACCGCGGGCGCGATCGGCGTGCTGTACAAGGAGAACGCCTCGATCTCGGGCGCTGAGGTGGGCTGTCAGGGCGAGGTGGGCTCGGCCTGCTCGATGGCCTCGGGCGCGCTTTGCGAGGTGCTCGGCGGGTCACCGCTGCAGGTGGAGAACGCGGCTGAGATCGGCATGGAGCACAACCTCGGCCTGACCTGCGACCCGGTCGGCGGGCTGGTGCAGATTCCCTGCATCGAACGCAACGCGATGGCGGCGGTCAAGGCGATCAACGCCGCGCGGATCGCCCTGCGGGGCGACGGTACGCACATAGTCAGCCTCGACAAGGTCATCAAGACCATGCGGGAGACCGGCGCCGATATGAAGGTCAAGTACAAGGAGACGGCCCGGGGCGGCCTGGCCGTCAACGTCATCGAGTGCTGA
- a CDS encoding acyltransferase family protein, translating into MKRTDPPASAGQYTPRRFGGLDGLRALAVLAVLVFHADSNLLPGGFLGVDLFFVISGYLITRLLLGELGHTGRIRLGQFYLRRGLRLLPGLAALSVAVALAAELFWRDELLTLRDSVVSSVGYVGNWWLIDAHQSYFVASGRPPMLQHLWSLAIEEQFYLAWPLALIWMSASRRRFGWVAGIAAAGALASTLAMTVIAVRSGVPYATDSSRVYFGTDTHAMGLLLGASFGAIAERLDFQARRSWRIRPWFTDLLGLAALVALVVVVLRVDEFSERLYRGGFLGFSALAVVVVSTVTRPRSRLGRVLDMRPLRWLAARSYAIYLWHWPVVVVTRPGVDLPANRWLAVAVRIVVPMVLAAISYRVVEAPARRWGVEWLGLSAGQRRARLTMLRRGLLVPRLVGVTALAALVLLLLSSPSPSASASPSASLSPSASASASASRGSGEGGAPAARLTSLSALDLAGSPRSAAVRSDGPPASGLGSSAALSPTSAMPAAGAPTAGIAPTVGPTVDPTVDPRIGTGARAGAGRPADPWSGPAPASRSAQSGQSGQAGPSGQSGQPSVPATTPTDRTAPRAGTAAGSHGGAGSRAAPAPVAISGFGDSVMLGAAPAILSEFPHSSVQAVEGQQPYVTLRAVRDAQAGHLLASVVVIHTGNNGILRAQDLRQTLQALSDRRLVIVLTDRVSMDWQGPNNRTIDSVASGVANVRVLDWFARSNNHRDWFYDDGLHLRPAGQAGYAALLAAAAAP; encoded by the coding sequence ATGAAGCGCACCGATCCGCCCGCCTCCGCCGGCCAGTACACACCTCGCCGTTTCGGCGGGTTGGACGGCCTGCGGGCCCTTGCCGTCCTCGCGGTGCTGGTGTTCCACGCGGACTCGAATCTGCTGCCCGGCGGCTTTCTCGGCGTTGATCTGTTCTTCGTGATCAGCGGTTACCTGATCACCCGGCTGTTGCTGGGCGAGCTCGGACATACCGGCCGGATCCGGCTCGGCCAGTTCTACCTGAGGCGCGGGCTGCGGCTGCTGCCCGGACTGGCGGCGCTGTCTGTCGCCGTGGCGCTGGCCGCGGAGCTGTTCTGGCGGGACGAACTGCTGACGCTGCGCGATTCGGTGGTCTCCAGCGTCGGCTACGTCGGGAACTGGTGGCTGATCGATGCGCACCAGTCCTACTTCGTCGCCTCGGGTCGTCCGCCGATGCTTCAGCATCTCTGGTCGCTGGCCATCGAGGAGCAGTTCTACCTGGCATGGCCGCTCGCCCTGATCTGGATGTCGGCTTCGCGACGCCGGTTCGGTTGGGTGGCCGGAATCGCGGCGGCTGGCGCCCTGGCCTCCACGCTTGCCATGACGGTCATCGCCGTGAGGTCTGGGGTGCCCTACGCGACGGACTCGTCGCGGGTCTACTTCGGAACCGACACTCACGCGATGGGGCTGCTGCTGGGGGCGTCGTTCGGTGCGATCGCCGAGCGTCTGGACTTTCAGGCGCGGCGGTCGTGGCGGATCCGCCCCTGGTTCACGGATCTGCTCGGGCTGGCGGCTCTCGTAGCGCTGGTCGTGGTGGTGTTGCGGGTCGACGAGTTTTCCGAGCGCCTGTACCGCGGAGGATTCCTCGGCTTCAGCGCCTTGGCGGTGGTGGTGGTCTCGACGGTGACCCGCCCGCGAAGCCGGCTCGGACGGGTGTTGGATATGCGTCCGCTGCGCTGGCTGGCGGCACGCTCGTACGCGATCTACCTCTGGCACTGGCCGGTCGTCGTCGTCACCCGCCCCGGTGTGGACCTGCCGGCCAACCGGTGGCTCGCGGTCGCTGTGCGCATCGTCGTCCCGATGGTGTTGGCAGCGATCAGCTACCGGGTCGTGGAGGCCCCGGCGCGGCGCTGGGGCGTCGAGTGGCTGGGCCTGTCCGCCGGGCAACGCCGGGCTCGGCTGACCATGTTGCGCCGTGGGCTGTTGGTGCCGCGCCTGGTCGGCGTCACAGCACTGGCGGCCTTGGTGCTGCTGCTGCTCTCGTCGCCGTCCCCGTCGGCGTCGGCGTCCCCGTCGGCGTCCCTGTCCCCGTCGGCGTCGGCGTCGGCGTCGGCGTCGCGCGGTTCTGGTGAGGGGGGTGCCCCCGCGGCCCGGCTGACCTCGCTGTCCGCGCTGGACTTGGCCGGTTCCCCGCGATCGGCTGCCGTTCGCTCGGATGGCCCTCCCGCATCCGGGCTGGGTTCCAGCGCGGCGCTGAGTCCAACTTCCGCGATGCCGGCCGCCGGCGCACCGACCGCCGGCATCGCGCCGACCGTCGGGCCGACCGTCGACCCGACCGTCGACCCGCGGATCGGGACCGGGGCACGGGCAGGGGCGGGTCGTCCTGCCGATCCTTGGAGCGGCCCGGCTCCGGCCTCGCGTTCGGCGCAGTCCGGGCAATCTGGGCAGGCAGGTCCGTCAGGGCAGTCCGGGCAACCGTCGGTCCCGGCGACCACCCCCACGGATCGGACGGCCCCGCGGGCGGGGACGGCTGCAGGTTCTCACGGCGGCGCCGGATCGCGCGCCGCGCCCGCTCCGGTGGCGATTTCCGGCTTCGGTGATTCGGTGATGCTGGGTGCGGCTCCGGCGATCTTGTCCGAGTTCCCGCACAGCTCGGTCCAAGCGGTGGAGGGGCAGCAGCCCTATGTCACTCTTCGGGCGGTCCGCGATGCGCAGGCGGGGCACCTGCTGGCGTCGGTGGTGGTGATCCATACCGGCAACAACGGGATCCTGCGGGCGCAGGATCTGCGACAGACCCTGCAAGCCCTGAGCGATCGGCGGCTGGTGATCGTGTTGACCGACCGGGTTTCGATGGACTGGCAGGGACCGAACAACCGCACGATCGACTCCGTTGCCAGTGGAGTGGCCAACGTCAGGGTGCTCGACTGGTTCGCCCGCTCGAACAACCACCGGGACTGGTTCTACGACGACGGCCTGCACCTGCGTCCGGCCGGGCAGGCTGGGTACGCAGCGCTGTTGGCGGCTGCGGCGGCCCCCTAA
- a CDS encoding DHA2 family efflux MFS transporter permease subunit: MTTTEEASGGAAGQRSYKAAHPALVLLIIAGAQLMIVLDGTIVNIALPKMGEYFGKDQTSMTWAINAYTLAFGGLLLLGGRAGDILGRRRMFMVGLGLFTVGSFLAGLAHSFEFLIFGRVIQGIGGAIASPTALSLITTEFEEGKERTRAFAVFSAVAGAGAALGLLLGGVLTEYLTWRWVLFVNVPIGVALVAGAWVFLHESDRLSGRFDWFGGALSTVGMASLVYGFIHAASNGWRNGITVSAFVLALVLLISFVVLQSRLSYAMMPLRALRNRDRSGAYIVMLIIGAAMFGMFFFVTYFVQLVLGYSALKSGLAFLPVAFTIGIAAQISAALMPRVGPRNLILFGSVLMTGGLFWLATITPESTYLGHLLPSLIVMAFGIGSIFVPLTTVAVAGVEPHEAGLASALLNVGQQVGGSIGLSVLTTVFATASKHEGVHQAGLLQAKVAAGQAQPSVLQHFGELSKQATGGAKASLGALHDSLAGRAFQAVLAHGSARGFLTAAILALFGVLVTAAMIRVGRSEVENVDPAALAVH, encoded by the coding sequence GTGACCACGACAGAAGAGGCGAGCGGGGGCGCTGCGGGTCAGCGATCCTACAAAGCAGCCCATCCAGCACTCGTTTTGCTCATCATTGCGGGTGCCCAACTGATGATCGTGCTGGACGGCACGATCGTGAACATCGCCCTGCCGAAGATGGGTGAGTACTTCGGCAAGGACCAAACGTCCATGACCTGGGCCATCAACGCCTACACCTTGGCCTTCGGCGGCCTGCTGTTGCTCGGTGGCCGCGCCGGCGACATCCTCGGCCGCCGTCGAATGTTCATGGTGGGCCTCGGACTCTTCACGGTCGGGAGTTTCCTCGCCGGCCTCGCGCACAGCTTTGAATTCCTGATCTTCGGCCGCGTGATCCAGGGCATCGGTGGCGCCATCGCCTCGCCGACCGCCCTGTCGCTGATCACCACCGAGTTCGAGGAGGGCAAGGAACGTACCCGCGCCTTCGCGGTCTTCTCCGCGGTCGCCGGCGCGGGCGCGGCGCTCGGCCTGCTGCTCGGCGGGGTGCTCACCGAGTACCTCACCTGGCGCTGGGTGCTCTTCGTCAACGTGCCGATCGGTGTCGCTCTGGTTGCCGGTGCGTGGGTCTTCCTGCACGAGTCCGATCGACTGTCCGGCCGCTTCGACTGGTTCGGCGGGGCTTTGTCCACCGTCGGCATGGCGTCGCTGGTGTACGGCTTCATCCACGCTGCTTCCAACGGTTGGCGTAACGGCATCACGGTCAGCGCGTTCGTCCTGGCGCTGGTGTTGCTGATCAGCTTCGTCGTGCTGCAGAGCAGGCTGTCCTACGCGATGATGCCGTTGCGCGCGCTGCGGAATCGGGATCGCTCCGGCGCTTACATCGTCATGCTCATCATCGGCGCCGCGATGTTCGGGATGTTCTTCTTCGTCACCTACTTCGTGCAACTCGTGCTTGGTTACTCCGCGCTCAAGTCGGGGCTGGCGTTCCTCCCGGTGGCGTTCACCATCGGCATCGCCGCCCAGATCTCGGCCGCCTTGATGCCGAGGGTCGGGCCTCGCAACCTCATCCTGTTCGGCTCGGTACTTATGACGGGTGGCTTGTTCTGGCTCGCGACGATCACCCCGGAGTCCACCTACCTCGGCCATCTGCTGCCGTCGTTGATCGTGATGGCCTTCGGGATCGGCTCGATCTTCGTACCGCTGACCACCGTCGCGGTAGCCGGTGTGGAACCCCACGAGGCCGGGCTCGCCTCCGCGCTGCTCAACGTCGGGCAACAAGTCGGCGGCTCGATCGGGCTTTCAGTGCTGACCACGGTGTTCGCCACCGCGTCCAAGCATGAGGGCGTGCATCAGGCGGGTCTGCTGCAGGCGAAGGTCGCCGCGGGGCAGGCACAGCCGTCCGTTTTGCAGCACTTCGGCGAACTGAGCAAGCAAGCCACCGGCGGGGCCAAGGCATCGTTGGGTGCATTGCATGACAGCCTCGCCGGGCGGGCGTTCCAGGCCGTACTTGCTCACGGCTCGGCCCGCGGATTCCTCACGGCGGCCATCCTGGCGCTGTTCGGCGTGCTGGTGACCGCGGCCATGATCCGAGTCGGCAGATCCGAAGTGGAGAACGTCGACCCGGCCGCGCTGGCCGTTCACTAA
- a CDS encoding TetR/AcrR family transcriptional regulator: MAEFGYGSLTIESVASRAQTGKASIYRRWPSKQELVMDALGCLMTGPLLRLHQSELSDDVTTREALAELMVNVGTVMAGPDGDAMRSVLGESLRDEAFSASFECDFFDPRKRALVDLLERGVERGEVRADAVDEVVAEMIAGTFIHRVLIRRKYPTRAEIDNMLDRFIMPAISPSSGA; the protein is encoded by the coding sequence TTGGCCGAGTTCGGTTACGGCAGCCTGACGATCGAGTCCGTCGCCAGCCGGGCGCAGACCGGCAAGGCCTCGATCTATCGCCGGTGGCCGAGCAAGCAGGAACTCGTCATGGATGCGCTTGGTTGCCTGATGACCGGTCCGCTGCTTCGGCTGCACCAGAGCGAGCTGAGCGACGACGTCACGACCCGGGAGGCGTTGGCCGAACTGATGGTGAACGTCGGCACGGTGATGGCCGGGCCCGATGGCGACGCCATGCGGTCCGTGCTGGGCGAATCGCTACGCGACGAGGCGTTCTCGGCCAGCTTCGAGTGTGACTTCTTCGACCCGCGTAAGCGGGCCTTGGTCGACCTGCTCGAGCGAGGGGTCGAGCGCGGTGAGGTCCGAGCGGATGCGGTGGACGAGGTCGTGGCCGAGATGATCGCCGGAACCTTCATCCATCGCGTACTGATCCGGCGGAAATATCCGACCCGCGCCGAGATCGACAACATGCTCGACCGGTTCATCATGCCGGCGATCAGCCCGTCCTCAGGCGCCTGA